A genomic stretch from Amycolatopsis sp. 195334CR includes:
- the asnB gene encoding asparagine synthase (glutamine-hydrolyzing) has protein sequence MCGIVAAVGEVDTQLCREMLSRIKHRGPDDTGEIHRGRIWLGHQRLSIMDVDGGAQPMSDSGGTTHLVANGEIYNHRHIREDLGHELFETGSDSEAALHALIVDGPAGLARLRGMFALAFMTDDEEFLVARDAVGVKPLYWVRRPDVTLFASELRAFDEADRPLVESFPPGCCWSPAGGLVRFADAVPAVLRPAHRAEEPGVWGEDLLKSVRETVVTAVENRMMSDVGIGVFLSGGLDSAIVAAVAAEYALRHHQPLPTFAIGAPGSSDLAAARVVADHLGTEHHEIVMTAEDAVAALPKAVRAIEHFDPSLVRSAVPNLLLAEYASKRVHAVLTGEGADELFAGYDYYHEEPFTNPDALQAELVRTVNELHHLNLQRCDRTTMAFGMEARVPFLDRDVIGLALSIPPEHKMLAPGREAKKLLRDAFEGWLPEEILRRGKEQFGDGSGAKDVLEQAVHAAPEVADADGVELRSKEEAGFYAIWRKELDGIRPGSTLGLFATT, from the coding sequence GTGTGCGGAATTGTCGCTGCGGTCGGTGAAGTCGATACCCAACTCTGCCGGGAGATGCTCTCCCGCATCAAACATCGAGGTCCGGACGACACCGGGGAGATCCACCGGGGCCGGATCTGGCTCGGCCACCAACGATTGTCCATTATGGACGTCGACGGCGGCGCCCAGCCGATGAGCGATTCCGGTGGCACCACCCACCTGGTGGCCAACGGCGAGATCTACAACCACCGGCACATCCGCGAGGACCTCGGCCACGAGCTGTTCGAAACCGGCTCGGACAGCGAGGCCGCGCTGCACGCGCTGATCGTGGACGGCCCGGCCGGGCTGGCCCGGCTGCGCGGCATGTTCGCGCTCGCGTTCATGACCGACGACGAGGAGTTCCTCGTCGCCCGCGACGCGGTGGGCGTGAAGCCGCTGTACTGGGTGCGCAGGCCCGACGTGACGCTGTTCGCCAGCGAGCTGCGTGCGTTCGACGAGGCCGACCGCCCGCTGGTGGAGAGCTTCCCGCCGGGCTGCTGCTGGAGTCCGGCCGGCGGGCTGGTGCGCTTCGCCGACGCGGTGCCCGCCGTGCTCCGGCCCGCGCACCGCGCCGAAGAGCCCGGTGTGTGGGGCGAGGACCTGCTCAAGTCGGTGCGCGAGACGGTGGTCACCGCGGTGGAGAACCGGATGATGAGCGACGTCGGCATCGGCGTGTTCCTCTCCGGCGGGCTCGACTCGGCGATCGTGGCCGCGGTCGCCGCCGAGTACGCGCTGCGCCACCACCAGCCGCTGCCCACCTTCGCCATCGGCGCGCCCGGCAGCTCCGACCTGGCCGCCGCCAGGGTGGTCGCCGACCACCTCGGCACCGAGCACCACGAGATCGTGATGACCGCCGAGGACGCGGTGGCCGCGCTGCCCAAGGCGGTGCGCGCGATCGAGCACTTCGACCCGTCGCTGGTGCGCAGCGCGGTGCCGAACCTGCTGCTCGCCGAGTACGCCTCGAAGCGCGTGCACGCCGTGCTCACCGGGGAAGGCGCCGACGAGCTGTTCGCCGGGTACGACTACTACCACGAGGAACCGTTCACCAATCCCGACGCGCTGCAGGCCGAACTGGTGCGCACGGTCAACGAACTGCACCACCTGAACCTCCAGCGCTGCGACCGCACCACGATGGCCTTCGGCATGGAGGCGCGGGTGCCCTTCCTCGACCGCGACGTGATCGGGCTGGCGCTGTCCATCCCGCCGGAGCACAAGATGCTCGCTCCCGGGCGCGAGGCCAAGAAACTGCTCCGCGACGCCTTCGAAGGCTGGCTGCCGGAGGAGATCCTGCGGCGCGGCAAGGAACAGTTCGGCGACGGCTCGGGCGCGAAGGACGTGCTGGAGCAAGCGGTGCACGCGGCCCCGGAGGTCGCCGACGCCGACGGCGTCGAGCTCCGGTCCAAAGAGGAGGCCGGCTTCTACGCCATTTGGCGCAAGGAGCTCGATGGCATTCGTCCCGGGTCGACCCTGGGTTTGTTCGCGACCACCTGA